The following proteins are encoded in a genomic region of Leptolyngbyaceae cyanobacterium:
- a CDS encoding tetratricopeptide repeat protein yields MSFSLRCLNCSIATLFLIFASYFLPHLSNEFIPSAQAQARVITPDSLIDELLERGVELTNTGQLGAALDLFQRGLAASRENGDRERQETALANLGFVYRNLGNVERSLASYHQAFAIFQNPDVLGKIAELYVLSRQRIPAIQTYQRALASYRQKGNTQQETNTLIDMGNTYLQLGITSQALGSYQEALEIYKRQQNCRGEDEMRLRMVGIYQRMGQNNLANQLYRQVMQQRNSRNRQCVV; encoded by the coding sequence ATGTCATTTAGTCTGCGTTGTTTGAATTGTTCGATCGCTACTTTATTTCTAATTTTTGCCAGTTATTTTTTACCACATTTATCTAATGAATTTATACCTTCTGCCCAAGCGCAAGCAAGGGTAATTACACCAGATTCATTGATTGATGAATTATTAGAAAGGGGTGTCGAACTAACAAATACAGGGCAATTGGGAGCAGCTTTAGATTTATTTCAACGTGGATTAGCTGCTAGTCGAGAAAATGGCGATCGCGAACGTCAAGAAACCGCATTAGCTAACTTGGGATTTGTTTATCGTAACTTAGGTAATGTCGAGCGATCGCTAGCATCTTATCACCAAGCATTTGCCATTTTTCAAAATCCTGATGTTCTGGGTAAAATCGCGGAACTTTATGTTTTATCAAGACAGAGAATACCAGCAATTCAAACTTATCAGAGAGCCTTAGCAAGTTACAGACAAAAGGGCAATACCCAACAAGAAACTAATACCTTAATTGATATGGGCAATACTTATCTTCAATTAGGTATAACTTCTCAAGCTTTAGGTTCGTATCAAGAAGCTTTGGAAATTTACAAAAGGCAGCAAAATTGCCGAGGTGAAGATGAGATGAGGCTGAGAATGGTGGGAATTTATCAAAGAATGGGTCAGAATAATTTAGCAAATCAATTATATCGGCAGGTAATGCAGCAAAGAAACTCTAGAAATCGGCAATGCGTTGTTTAA
- a CDS encoding pentapeptide repeat-containing protein yields the protein MKHKILVATAILTPVCLTNLPAFALNLEHLQLLFSTNNCQKCDLSNADLKGANLSSADLSGANLSGADLTGANLNNANLSGADLTNAKLTGVDLKQVNLTNAVGVPSSNAIVPNNSQQVTAPIEEGNRHFTPPDRIPSTRGAGTR from the coding sequence ATGAAACATAAAATCCTAGTTGCTACGGCTATTTTGACACCAGTGTGTTTAACAAATCTACCAGCTTTTGCGCTCAATCTAGAACACCTCCAACTATTATTTAGTACCAATAATTGCCAAAAATGTGACTTGAGCAACGCTGATTTAAAAGGTGCTAATCTCAGTAGTGCGGATTTGAGCGGTGCTAATCTCAGTGGCGCGGATTTGACGGGTGCTAATCTGAATAATGCTAATTTGTCTGGTGCAGATTTGACAAATGCTAAACTGACTGGAGTGGATCTCAAGCAGGTTAATTTAACTAATGCAGTGGGTGTTCCTTCTAGTAACGCGATCGTTCCCAATAATTCGCAACAGGTAACCGCACCGATTGAAGAGGGAAACAGACATTTCACTCCTCCCGATCGCATTCCTAGCACGAGAGGCGCGGGTACCCGGTAG
- a CDS encoding tetratricopeptide repeat protein produces MAQATERVKFFSQDKKAEATRLFEIGIEQFYRSQFREALQTFERVRNIYIEIDDKAGIALALNQIGEVYNEFGQSDKAMEVLQQALTIRRELGDKKAVAETLNNLGILYKDISEYAKALEILQQALTIRREVGDRIGEGRTLFNIGTVHRRLSQYPQARQFYQQALEMAKAKGDRINEGRSLNGIGFVYYNLGQYPQALEFYQQALAVRRNIGDRSGELGTLSNIGIAYDNIGQYSKALEYYQQALSIAQTIDKVADAGNILSNIGGIYYSLGEYFQALQFYNQSLAIIQKIGDKFVEAATLNNIGLSYDRLGRSEQALEFYQQALGIRKSISDRAGESSTLHNIGVIYDKLNQYPKALDFFQQALGIRQSIGDRAGEGATLNNMANVYKTVGQNQPALDAYQQALAIQKEVGDRPGERLTLSNIAKLLELQNQPQIAIYFYKQSVNVTEAIRKDLVTLSKEQQQSYTATVADTYRSLADLLLKQNRVLEAQQVLDLLKIQELDDYLHNVRGNEVTSQGVDLLAQEEKIQANYSAIQNKAIALGKELAQLQKISSPNRTPEQQKRIAELVKNQQQIRAEFNNFINTPTIRELTQQLSQTTSGESLNLQSLNKLQAQLKQLQQNAVLLYPLILEDRLELIIVTSYSPPIRRTVNVKRQDINRLILEYRTALQDPISDITNSANKLYELLIKPIEDDLKQAEAQTIIYAPDGQLRYIPIAALFDGKQWLVERFRINNITSASLTDFNSKPSSVPRILAAAFTQGTYTVEIADRKLTFAGLPFAGREVENLAATVPSTTKLLNNAFTPQTIIPQLNDYNIIHFATHAAFIIGKPEDSFILFGDGSRVSLKDVENWSLPDVELIVLSACETGVGGQLGNGEEILGFGYQMQLTGARAAIASLWSVSDGGTQALMDAFYTALQKSNITKAEALRQAQIALITGDFKALGEQRGIAVQARTRSSLPPNITNKLSHPYYWAPFILIGNGF; encoded by the coding sequence TTGGCACAAGCTACAGAAAGGGTAAAGTTTTTCTCACAAGATAAAAAGGCAGAAGCAACAAGGCTATTTGAAATTGGAATCGAGCAATTTTATCGCAGTCAATTTCGAGAAGCACTGCAAACTTTTGAACGAGTTCGCAATATATATATAGAAATAGATGATAAAGCTGGTATTGCTTTAGCCCTTAATCAGATCGGAGAAGTTTATAACGAATTCGGTCAATCTGATAAAGCGATGGAAGTTTTGCAACAAGCTTTAACTATCCGCAGGGAATTAGGTGACAAAAAAGCAGTTGCAGAAACACTCAATAATTTGGGAATACTTTATAAAGATATCAGCGAATATGCCAAAGCATTGGAAATTTTACAGCAAGCTTTGACGATTCGCAGAGAAGTAGGCGATCGCATTGGTGAAGGGCGCACCTTATTCAATATCGGAACTGTTCATCGCAGATTAAGCCAATATCCGCAAGCGCGACAATTCTATCAACAAGCGTTGGAAATGGCGAAAGCAAAAGGCGATCGCATTAATGAAGGGCGATCGCTCAACGGAATCGGTTTTGTTTACTATAATTTAGGTCAGTATCCCCAAGCGTTAGAGTTTTATCAGCAAGCTTTAGCAGTTCGCAGGAATATAGGCGATCGATCTGGTGAATTAGGTACTCTTAGCAACATCGGAATCGCTTACGATAATATCGGTCAATATTCAAAAGCACTTGAATACTATCAACAAGCCCTCTCGATCGCCCAAACAATTGATAAAGTTGCCGACGCCGGAAATATCCTCAGTAATATTGGGGGAATTTATTACAGTTTAGGTGAATATTTTCAAGCACTGCAATTCTATAACCAATCCTTAGCAATTATCCAAAAAATAGGCGATAAGTTTGTAGAAGCTGCTACCTTAAATAATATCGGATTAAGTTACGATCGCCTTGGTCGATCCGAGCAAGCATTAGAATTTTATCAACAAGCTTTAGGTATTCGTAAAAGCATCAGCGATCGGGCTGGTGAATCAAGCACCCTTCACAATATAGGGGTAATTTATGACAAGCTAAATCAGTATCCCAAGGCGCTAGATTTCTTTCAACAAGCTTTAGGTATTCGCCAAAGCATAGGCGATCGGGCTGGCGAAGGAGCTACCCTTAATAACATGGCAAATGTTTATAAAACTGTCGGACAAAATCAGCCAGCACTGGATGCTTATCAGCAAGCATTAGCTATTCAAAAAGAAGTAGGCGATCGTCCAGGAGAAAGACTTACCCTCAGTAACATCGCTAAACTTCTAGAGTTACAAAATCAACCGCAAATAGCGATATATTTCTACAAACAATCCGTCAACGTTACAGAAGCTATTCGGAAAGATTTAGTTACTCTCAGCAAAGAACAACAGCAATCATATACCGCCACCGTTGCTGATACCTATCGTTCTCTAGCCGATTTATTATTAAAGCAGAACCGAGTATTAGAAGCCCAACAAGTTTTAGATTTGTTAAAAATTCAAGAACTTGATGACTATCTCCATAACGTTCGGGGTAATGAAGTTACTTCGCAAGGCGTGGATTTGTTAGCTCAAGAGGAGAAAATTCAAGCAAATTATAGTGCTATTCAAAACAAAGCGATCGCACTTGGTAAAGAACTTGCTCAACTCCAAAAAATTTCCTCCCCAAATCGCACCCCAGAACAGCAAAAACGGATTGCCGAATTAGTCAAAAATCAGCAACAAATTAGAGCAGAATTCAATAACTTTATCAATACCCCAACAATCCGAGAACTCACCCAACAACTCAGCCAAACTACTAGCGGTGAAAGCCTCAATCTGCAAAGCCTCAATAAATTGCAAGCCCAATTAAAGCAACTACAACAAAATGCAGTATTGCTCTACCCTTTAATTCTAGAAGACCGATTAGAACTAATAATAGTAACCAGTTATTCGCCACCGATTCGACGCACAGTAAATGTCAAACGTCAAGATATCAATCGGCTGATTTTAGAATATAGAACAGCTTTACAAGACCCCATTAGCGATATCACTAATTCCGCAAATAAGCTTTATGAATTACTAATCAAACCAATAGAAGATGACCTCAAACAAGCAGAAGCTCAAACCATAATTTATGCACCTGACGGACAACTCCGTTATATTCCTATAGCCGCACTTTTTGATGGAAAACAATGGTTAGTAGAGCGCTTTCGCATCAACAATATTACCTCTGCTAGCCTAACTGATTTTAATTCTAAACCATCATCAGTACCCCGTATTTTAGCGGCTGCTTTTACTCAAGGTACATATACTGTAGAAATTGCCGATCGCAAATTAACCTTCGCTGGATTACCGTTTGCTGGGCGGGAAGTAGAAAATCTTGCCGCTACCGTTCCCAGCACCACTAAATTATTAAATAATGCTTTTACGCCTCAAACAATTATTCCCCAATTAAATGATTACAACATCATTCATTTTGCTACTCATGCTGCCTTCATCATAGGAAAACCAGAAGATTCTTTTATTCTGTTTGGTGATGGGAGTAGAGTGAGCCTCAAAGATGTGGAAAATTGGTCGCTACCAGATGTAGAATTAATCGTATTAAGTGCCTGTGAAACTGGAGTAGGCGGACAATTAGGAAATGGAGAAGAGATATTAGGATTTGGTTATCAAATGCAGTTAACTGGCGCAAGGGCTGCGATTGCTTCTTTATGGTCTGTTTCTGACGGCGGTACTCAAGCATTAATGGATGCTTTTTATACTGCTCTTCAGAAAAGCAATATCACCAAAGCAGAAGCGCTACGCCAAGCACAAATTGCCTTAATTACTGGCGATTTTAAAGCATTAGGAGAACAGCGAGGAATTGCCGTACAAGCACGCACTCGCAGCAGTTTACCACCAAATATCACTAATAAGCTCAGTCATCCTTACTATTGGGCACCGTTTATTTTGATTGGTAATGGATTTTGA
- a CDS encoding CHAT domain-containing protein — MQSRHKFLSLVSATVLLSLVSFIAPREINPVNRMAGAQTPLTLPDPAPPPISTPLLSPINTSPSPALSPIELSAPSLSPINLSPSILPLPSIRNNTSGNVLSIEISCQEVVENPQQKLEACRKFLALHRKLNDKVGEGITLNNIGLIYREFGYYREALKFYQQALEIQKNGNNRGGEAATFNNIGLAYHELGEYPQALTFYQQALAIHKEVGNRVSEARTLNNLAELYRQLGQYSESLEFYQQALAIVNSTNDRANLGNILHNIGLLYEEQSEYLKALEYYQQSLAIRKKIADKLGEGTTLNNLGAVYDKLGQHSQALNSLQQALAILQEINNRPGISYTLDSIGTVYRSIGKYELALEAYQKALLIIKQIGNRGSERITLSNLGSVLEKQGQPELAIIFYKQSVNVTEVIRKDLHKLSREQQESYTKTVADTYRSLADLLLKQNRVLEAQQVIDLLKVQEIDDYLHNVRGNEVTSQGVELIPAEQKVAADYATLQDKAIQLGKELAQLRKIPEANRTPAQVERIPELVKAQEAIASEFNAFIRSPEVEAMIAAQSPTVREQTLSLRHLKNMQDNLQRLEQGAVLLYPLILEDRLELILTTPYSPPIHRTVTLKREELNRAIVELRATLQNPHSNPIIPGQKLYDWLIKPLEKDLIQVEAKTIIYAPDGQLRYVPLAALHDGKKWLVERFRINYITADSLTDFNTKPESKPHVLAAGFTSGNYSFQIGDRNFSFSGLPFAAREVENIVTAIPNSLKLLDRNFSRDATIPRLNDYNIVHMATHAAFVIGQPEDSFILFGNGDRVTLRDVENWSMTNVDLVVLSACETGLGGKLGNGEEILGFGYLFQEAGAKAAIASLWQVSDGGTQVLMERFYGELQKGNVTKAEALRQAQLALITNNNTALGLSRGIAVQPRTRDSLPPILASNLSHPYYWASFILIGNGL; from the coding sequence ATGCAAAGCCGTCATAAGTTTCTTAGTTTAGTAAGTGCAACAGTGCTATTGTCCCTGGTTTCTTTTATAGCACCGAGGGAAATCAACCCAGTAAACAGAATGGCTGGGGCGCAAACACCGTTAACCTTACCCGATCCAGCCCCTCCCCCTATTTCGACTCCCCTTCTTTCGCCAATTAATACTTCTCCATCACCTGCTCTTTCTCCAATTGAACTCTCAGCGCCTTCCCTCTCTCCAATTAATTTAAGCCCAAGTATTTTACCACTTCCTTCTATTAGAAATAATACATCTGGCAACGTACTTTCAATTGAAATATCATGCCAAGAGGTAGTAGAAAATCCTCAACAAAAGCTGGAAGCTTGCCGTAAATTTTTAGCGCTACACAGAAAATTAAATGACAAGGTAGGTGAGGGAATTACTCTTAATAATATTGGCTTAATTTATCGCGAATTTGGATATTACCGCGAGGCGTTGAAGTTTTATCAGCAAGCGTTAGAAATTCAAAAAAACGGGAATAATCGGGGAGGCGAGGCAGCTACTTTCAATAATATTGGGTTAGCTTATCACGAATTGGGAGAATATCCTCAAGCTCTCACATTTTATCAGCAAGCACTAGCTATTCATAAAGAGGTTGGTAACCGTGTTAGCGAGGCTCGTACCCTAAATAATTTGGCTGAACTTTATCGCCAGTTAGGGCAGTATTCCGAATCTTTGGAGTTTTACCAACAAGCTTTGGCAATTGTAAATTCTACTAACGATCGCGCAAATTTGGGTAATATACTTCATAATATTGGCTTACTTTACGAAGAACAAAGCGAATACCTCAAAGCGCTCGAATATTATCAACAATCTCTAGCTATTAGGAAAAAAATTGCTGATAAATTAGGTGAAGGCACGACGCTTAATAACCTTGGAGCAGTTTACGATAAACTCGGTCAGCATTCCCAAGCCCTCAATTCACTTCAGCAAGCTCTCGCAATTTTGCAAGAGATCAATAACCGCCCAGGTATTAGCTATACTCTCGATAGCATCGGTACGGTTTATCGAAGCATAGGTAAGTATGAATTGGCTTTAGAAGCTTATCAAAAAGCATTATTAATTATTAAACAAATTGGCAATCGAGGCTCGGAGAGAATTACCCTTAGCAATCTGGGTTCTGTATTGGAAAAACAAGGACAGCCAGAATTAGCAATTATTTTTTATAAACAATCAGTTAATGTCACGGAAGTAATTCGGAAAGATTTACATAAACTCTCTCGCGAACAGCAGGAATCTTATACAAAAACTGTTGCCGATACCTATCGTTCTTTAGCTGACTTATTACTTAAACAAAACCGAGTTTTAGAAGCTCAACAAGTAATCGATTTGCTGAAAGTGCAAGAAATCGATGATTACCTTCATAACGTGCGGGGGAACGAAGTAACGTCTCAGGGTGTAGAATTAATACCCGCAGAACAAAAAGTCGCCGCAGATTACGCCACCCTCCAAGATAAAGCTATTCAACTAGGTAAAGAACTCGCACAACTGCGAAAAATACCAGAAGCAAACCGCACGCCCGCACAAGTGGAACGCATCCCGGAATTAGTGAAAGCGCAGGAAGCGATCGCATCTGAGTTTAACGCATTTATCCGCAGTCCCGAAGTAGAAGCAATGATCGCCGCCCAAAGTCCAACCGTGAGAGAACAAACTCTCAGTTTGCGTCACCTGAAAAATATGCAAGATAATTTGCAGAGGTTGGAACAAGGTGCGGTCTTACTTTATCCTTTAATTCTAGAAGATCGCTTAGAACTAATTTTAACTACTCCTTATTCGCCACCAATTCATCGCACTGTTACTCTCAAAAGAGAAGAACTTAACCGGGCTATTGTGGAACTTCGCGCTACTTTGCAAAATCCTCATAGTAATCCGATAATTCCCGGCCAAAAGCTATATGATTGGTTGATTAAACCATTAGAAAAAGATTTAATTCAAGTGGAAGCAAAAACGATTATTTACGCTCCTGACGGACAATTGCGCTACGTTCCTTTGGCAGCTTTGCACGATGGCAAAAAATGGTTGGTGGAGCGATTTCGCATCAATTATATTACGGCTGATAGCCTAACAGATTTTAATACTAAACCGGAAAGCAAACCTCATGTTTTAGCGGCTGGATTTACTTCGGGAAATTACAGTTTTCAGATTGGCGATCGCAATTTTTCTTTTAGTGGTTTACCCTTTGCTGCTCGGGAAGTGGAAAATATAGTTACCGCGATTCCCAATTCTCTAAAATTGCTCGATCGAAACTTCAGCCGCGATGCCACAATTCCTCGCTTAAATGATTACAATATCGTTCATATGGCAACTCATGCCGCATTTGTAATCGGTCAGCCAGAAGATTCTTTTATACTATTTGGAAATGGCGATCGCGTAACTTTGCGCGACGTAGAAAACTGGAGCATGACGAATGTTGATTTAGTAGTATTGAGTGCCTGCGAAACAGGTTTGGGTGGAAAATTAGGTAACGGAGAAGAAATCCTCGGTTTTGGTTACCTATTTCAAGAAGCAGGTGCAAAAGCTGCTATTGCTTCTCTCTGGCAGGTTTCTGATGGCGGTACGCAAGTGCTGATGGAGCGGTTTTATGGCGAACTTCAAAAAGGAAATGTTACCAAAGCAGAAGCATTACGTCAAGCACAACTAGCTTTAATTACTAATAATAATACAGCACTTGGTCTGTCAAGGGGTATCGCAGTGCAACCACGTACTCGCGATAGTTTACCACCTATACTAGCCAGTAATTTAAGTCATCCGTACTATTGGGCTTCTTTTATTTTAATTGGTAATGGTTTGTAG
- a CDS encoding MHYT domain-containing protein, protein MSGNYHLGLVALSFAIAVIASYTALDLAGRVKTSSGRGRLLWLLGGAVAMGTGIWSMHFVAMLAFQLPIAVNYHVLTTILSLIYAIIASGIALWLLSRPASGLPLLLSGGVCMGIAIAWMHYTGMAAMQMEAKIHYDIKLVALSVAIAIAASLAALWLAFRLQNQSSQRAIFQKIASAFIMGIAISGMHYTGMWATCFTPDSHLPLENLPTISQFWLAIGIAIATLSILSLALLVSLFEQRLTIQLVQKEALQESEKRFRTLIKEMQVGVLLLNAEAEILICNQAAIKLLNLGREEKPQVFGDWILLREDGTLFLKKDLPVQQAIAFHQAIYNVVMGVENPQTKQVRWLLVNADPQLDKDGNVERVVCTFSEITAQKKAEAALRKSAERERAIATVIQRMRQTLDLDTIFSTTTEELRQVLQCDRAIIYQFNPDWSGKIVSESVASDWIPLLSNLHPNLINNAALVADPNCAVRNLDKPTVCIIDTYLQKTEGSIYSEGASYLCIRDIDQANLSTCYVELLKQIQAKAYVIVPIFCGKKLWGLLASYQNSAPRQWQETEIKMITQIGIQLGVAVQQAELLVRTQQQADELQIAKEAADSANRAKSEFLANMSHELRTPLNAILGFSQLMQQESSLSQKYQEYLNPIVQSGKHLLNLINDILEMSKIEAGRISLQETEFDLYDLIDNLENLLLLKAESKGLKLNFQRSSDVPQYVKTDESKLRQVLINLVGNAIKFTESGNVKLTVEVGSIKSAIASRSVSSHFESSIPYQYLLFEIEDTGPGISPTDLSSIFDPFVQTKTGLQAKEGTGLGLAISKKFVQLMGGELIAKSHLGKGSLFSFEIPIGICNSNRPEKNLDDRQKVIGLAPNQSSYRLLIAEDNLTNRLLLVKLLSSLGFQVKEASNGKEALNLWEIWEPHLIFMDMQMPVMNGYEATQQIKSSLKGQATVIIALTASAFEEQRKIFLSAGCDDFVPKPFEQRELLAKIGQHLGVNYIYANDEETQEKLTYQKAKESTFIPNSSNLQAMPSEWIDKVGYAAALCSDILLNELIDRIPPENSSLATALRNLAENYQFDKVMDLVQSLKNEQVQETELVN, encoded by the coding sequence ATGAGTGGAAATTATCATTTAGGTTTGGTTGCTCTTTCCTTTGCGATCGCAGTCATTGCTTCTTACACTGCCCTTGACTTAGCCGGAAGAGTTAAGACCAGTTCAGGGCGAGGACGCTTGCTTTGGCTGCTTGGTGGCGCGGTGGCAATGGGAACCGGCATTTGGTCGATGCACTTCGTAGCCATGCTTGCCTTTCAATTGCCGATTGCCGTTAATTATCATGTTCTAACGACTATACTTTCCCTAATTTACGCAATTATAGCTTCTGGTATTGCCTTATGGCTGCTGAGTCGTCCGGCTTCTGGCTTACCCCTTTTATTAAGCGGTGGTGTTTGTATGGGGATAGCGATCGCGTGGATGCACTACACGGGTATGGCAGCCATGCAGATGGAGGCGAAAATTCACTATGACATCAAGTTAGTCGCCTTGTCAGTCGCGATCGCGATCGCCGCTTCGTTAGCTGCACTTTGGTTAGCATTTCGGCTGCAAAATCAATCTTCCCAAAGAGCGATTTTTCAAAAAATTGCCAGTGCTTTTATCATGGGCATTGCGATTAGCGGGATGCACTACACGGGAATGTGGGCGACTTGCTTTACACCCGACTCCCATTTGCCCTTAGAAAATTTGCCAACCATCAGTCAGTTTTGGTTAGCGATCGGAATAGCAATTGCTACTTTATCTATTTTGAGTTTAGCTTTATTAGTCTCGTTATTCGAGCAGCGTTTAACCATTCAATTAGTACAAAAAGAAGCATTACAAGAAAGTGAAAAACGCTTTCGCACCCTGATTAAAGAAATGCAAGTTGGAGTATTATTGCTCAACGCCGAAGCAGAAATTCTCATTTGCAATCAAGCTGCTATTAAACTACTCAATCTTGGCAGAGAAGAAAAACCCCAGGTATTTGGAGACTGGATTTTACTGCGCGAAGACGGTACGCTTTTTCTGAAAAAAGACTTACCCGTACAACAAGCGATCGCGTTTCACCAAGCGATTTACAACGTGGTGATGGGAGTCGAAAATCCCCAAACAAAACAAGTACGCTGGCTATTAGTAAATGCCGATCCTCAGTTAGACAAAGATGGCAATGTAGAAAGAGTAGTTTGTACCTTCAGCGAAATAACCGCCCAAAAGAAAGCCGAAGCCGCACTTCGCAAAAGCGCAGAAAGAGAAAGAGCGATCGCCACAGTCATTCAACGAATGCGCCAAACTTTAGATTTAGATACCATTTTTTCTACAACTACCGAAGAATTGCGACAAGTTCTCCAGTGCGATCGGGCGATCATCTATCAATTTAACCCCGACTGGAGTGGAAAAATAGTTTCCGAATCAGTTGCATCAGATTGGATTCCTCTTTTGTCAAATTTACACCCAAACCTAATTAACAACGCAGCATTGGTTGCCGATCCGAACTGTGCCGTTAGAAACTTAGATAAACCCACCGTTTGCATCATCGACACCTATTTACAAAAAACCGAAGGTAGCATTTACAGCGAAGGAGCAAGCTACCTCTGCATTAGAGATATCGACCAAGCAAATTTATCAACTTGTTACGTCGAACTATTAAAACAAATTCAGGCCAAAGCCTATGTTATCGTGCCGATATTCTGCGGCAAAAAATTATGGGGATTGCTAGCCAGCTACCAAAATTCAGCCCCCCGCCAATGGCAAGAAACAGAAATTAAAATGATCACCCAAATCGGTATCCAACTGGGCGTTGCCGTTCAACAAGCAGAATTATTAGTTCGCACTCAACAGCAAGCAGATGAATTGCAAATAGCTAAAGAAGCTGCCGACTCAGCCAACCGTGCCAAAAGTGAATTTTTAGCAAATATGAGTCACGAATTGCGTACTCCCCTTAACGCTATTTTGGGATTTAGCCAACTAATGCAGCAAGAATCATCTTTATCCCAAAAATATCAAGAATATTTAAACCCGATCGTTCAGAGTGGCAAACATCTACTTAACTTAATTAACGACATTCTAGAAATGTCCAAAATAGAAGCAGGAAGAATTAGCTTGCAAGAAACTGAATTTGACCTTTATGATTTAATCGATAACCTAGAAAATTTATTGCTATTAAAAGCAGAATCTAAAGGCTTAAAGCTAAATTTTCAACGCAGTAGCGATGTACCTCAATACGTGAAAACTGACGAAAGTAAACTGCGCCAAGTATTGATTAACTTGGTTGGTAACGCTATTAAATTTACCGAATCAGGTAATGTGAAATTGACAGTAGAAGTGGGAAGTATAAAATCAGCTATAGCGAGCAGATCGGTATCATCTCATTTTGAGTCCTCAATTCCTTACCAGTACTTATTATTTGAAATTGAAGATACTGGCCCCGGTATTTCTCCCACCGATTTAAGCTCGATATTCGATCCTTTCGTTCAAACCAAAACAGGTTTACAAGCAAAAGAAGGAACTGGTTTAGGTTTAGCTATTAGTAAAAAGTTCGTTCAATTGATGGGAGGAGAGCTAATTGCCAAAAGCCATCTCGGAAAAGGTAGTTTGTTCAGTTTTGAAATTCCGATTGGTATTTGTAACAGTAATAGACCGGAAAAAAATCTAGACGATCGACAAAAAGTAATCGGGCTTGCTCCTAACCAATCTTCCTATCGGTTGCTAATTGCGGAGGATAATTTAACTAATCGGCTTTTACTTGTAAAACTCCTTAGCTCTCTAGGTTTTCAAGTAAAAGAAGCCAGCAATGGAAAAGAAGCTTTAAACTTATGGGAAATTTGGGAACCGCACTTGATTTTCATGGATATGCAAATGCCCGTTATGAATGGCTATGAAGCTACCCAGCAGATTAAATCTTCTCTCAAAGGTCAAGCAACAGTTATTATTGCTTTAACAGCTAGCGCTTTTGAAGAACAGCGAAAGATATTTTTATCGGCTGGCTGTGATGATTTCGTTCCCAAACCTTTTGAACAGAGAGAGTTATTAGCCAAAATCGGTCAACATTTGGGGGTAAATTATATATATGCAAATGATGAAGAAACCCAAGAAAAATTAACTTATCAAAAAGCAAAAGAATCTACATTTATTCCCAATTCCAGTAATTTGCAAGCAATGCCAAGTGAATGGATAGATAAAGTTGGTTATGCAGCCGCTCTTTGTAGCGATATTTTGCTAAATGAACTGATCGATCGCATACCTCCGGAAAATTCTTCTCTAGCTACTGCTTTGAGAAATTTAGCCGAAAATTACCAATTTGATAAAGTTATGGATTTAGTCCAATCATTAAAAAATGAGCAAGTACAAGAAACGGAATTGGTGAATTAA
- a CDS encoding DUF4870 domain-containing protein, with product MNNSEQRKLLSALSHGAIFFSSTIVSVAVPIAILFISDDPVVKDNARESLNFHINIYIYGVIFLLLAFLFIGIPLLILLAVASIILPIIAIVKVLSNPERPYRYPFLFRLL from the coding sequence ATGAATAACTCAGAGCAAAGAAAGCTCTTATCAGCTTTATCTCACGGGGCAATCTTTTTTAGTTCTACCATCGTTTCAGTTGCCGTACCAATTGCCATTTTATTCATCAGTGACGATCCGGTTGTCAAAGATAATGCCAGAGAGTCTCTCAATTTTCACATAAATATATATATTTATGGAGTAATTTTCTTATTATTAGCTTTTCTTTTTATTGGCATCCCACTCTTGATTTTATTGGCTGTGGCCAGCATAATTTTGCCAATTATCGCGATCGTCAAAGTACTTAGCAACCCAGAACGCCCCTACCGCTATCCATTTCTTTTCCGCTTGTTATAA